A genomic window from Flavobacterium hankyongi includes:
- a CDS encoding PKD domain-containing protein, whose product MKRGSRSLQDLLINFDYRILGLFIALMLIGTIFFFSKAINNVDCENSTFYVVAKNRLEGETIEFYNETPNASTWKWDFGDNSKNEYEKNTTHIYKKSGKYRVTLTLNDNCITYKDVVIKSVGDLSKKIKVPEIIAPKVVKVGEEVLFDYYYSGTDIFSWEWSFGESSRLDNTDSNPTHIYRTPGIKKVTLIINGNINSITSLTILVKPQEQAVTQAYAEDVEIKPLKLRKGPAQIDPAEEFAMTLPVVPPSSKKKQKESQKSASTAPSISEEQFELLLHQVAKQSKTKDDFGAFLCDDFKIPVLINDSKIMPFDEFCKKLIGKTLKISKIRLTTNENNCIINVEITYKIKKHLIWIND is encoded by the coding sequence ATGAAACGCGGTTCAAGAAGCCTCCAAGACTTATTAATAAACTTCGATTATAGAATTTTAGGGTTGTTCATTGCATTAATGCTTATTGGAACAATTTTCTTTTTTTCTAAAGCGATTAATAATGTTGATTGTGAAAACTCAACCTTTTATGTAGTTGCCAAAAATAGACTCGAAGGAGAAACTATTGAATTTTACAATGAAACACCAAATGCAAGTACATGGAAATGGGACTTTGGTGATAATTCAAAAAATGAATATGAAAAAAACACTACTCATATATACAAAAAATCTGGTAAATACAGAGTGACATTAACCTTAAATGACAATTGTATCACATATAAGGATGTAGTTATCAAATCTGTGGGAGATTTATCTAAAAAGATTAAAGTTCCAGAAATTATTGCACCAAAAGTAGTAAAAGTTGGAGAAGAAGTTTTATTTGATTATTACTATAGTGGAACAGATATATTTTCATGGGAATGGAGTTTTGGTGAATCCTCAAGATTAGATAATACAGACAGCAATCCAACACATATTTATAGAACTCCAGGAATAAAAAAAGTGACATTAATTATAAATGGAAACATAAATAGTATAACTTCTCTAACAATTTTAGTTAAACCACAAGAGCAAGCTGTTACACAAGCTTATGCTGAAGATGTTGAAATAAAACCATTAAAATTAAGAAAGGGACCCGCTCAAATAGATCCAGCTGAAGAATTTGCTATGACTTTACCTGTAGTTCCTCCTTCTTCAAAAAAGAAACAAAAAGAATCACAAAAAAGTGCTAGTACTGCACCATCTATCTCAGAAGAGCAATTTGAACTTTTATTACACCAAGTAGCAAAACAAAGTAAAACCAAAGATGATTTTGGAGCTTTCCTTTGTGATGATTTTAAAATTCCAGTGCTCATAAATGACTCTAAAATTATGCCATTCGATGAGTTCTGTAAAAAATTGATTGGAAAAACATTAAAAATCTCAAAGATCAGACTTACAACAAATGAAAATAATTGCATTATTAATGTTGAAATCACTTATAAAATAAAAAAACACCTCATTTGGATTAATGACTAA
- a CDS encoding C40 family peptidase: MKLKFDEQKIKKTLGIKENQNNQRLADQYEEGLTDEQIRVKEKYAVLLSVRPDEIKHYDFYEYIDKWIGTPYGTRSFSKDSLAMVPFVQALYSKTYKKSLPKTALGIFKSKDIELFLSRVDLEEGDFIFLRYNKDNPISDVAIYLKNDRILATTKSSGLRVYNFNDDYFQTRYFASGRIKEEDEK, translated from the coding sequence TTGAAATTAAAGTTCGATGAACAAAAGATAAAAAAGACTTTGGGTATTAAAGAAAATCAGAATAACCAACGTTTGGCAGATCAATATGAAGAAGGTTTGACAGATGAACAAATTAGGGTAAAAGAGAAGTATGCGGTTTTGTTGAGTGTTAGGCCTGACGAAATTAAGCATTATGATTTCTACGAGTATATAGATAAATGGATTGGTACGCCATATGGAACTCGATCTTTTTCTAAAGATAGTTTAGCAATGGTTCCATTCGTACAGGCTTTATACAGTAAAACATATAAGAAGAGTTTACCTAAAACTGCTTTAGGTATTTTTAAATCTAAAGACATTGAGCTCTTTTTATCTCGTGTAGATCTAGAGGAAGGTGATTTCATTTTTTTGAGATATAATAAAGATAATCCAATATCTGACGTAGCTATTTATCTCAAAAATGATAGAATATTAGCTACAACTAAATCGTCAGGTTTGAGGGTATATAATTTTAATGATGATTACTTTCAGACACGATATTTTGCTTCAGGAAGAATTAAAGAAGAGGATGAAAAATAG
- a CDS encoding TssN family type VI secretion system protein: MRPAFRPNFKELIDPSLLITVAILLLLGTILTMFFTDKVKNFKSEYKTKYYIYLFSAILVFTLVSFLGQSKTINSLFGEFVFYQVLLFGLGGLHVIIYRTYLRKYELDNIWLEGIYNLLIAVFGTIPFLLLYTYMNGITFTFSIVSSIIMFLVPTWVYSTFKSSISIPAKIYKTWPFPEFGTFSEPKDDEFRDMVVITFVFYKNPHSSIRTEFRAKSPIRMDFGRLFYHFVNDYNTRNADSPIELLDEIGNPQHWVFYLKPNWYGVSKYIDPDLTMYMNGIQEDSTVICLRTRPINEENWQQEWLVPQNS; this comes from the coding sequence ATGAGACCAGCTTTTAGACCTAATTTTAAAGAATTAATAGATCCAAGTTTGCTAATAACTGTAGCAATATTATTGCTTTTGGGTACTATCTTGACTATGTTTTTTACAGACAAGGTAAAAAATTTCAAATCAGAATACAAAACGAAATATTATATATACTTATTCTCAGCTATTTTAGTGTTCACTTTGGTTTCCTTCTTGGGACAATCAAAAACTATTAATTCATTGTTTGGCGAATTCGTTTTTTATCAAGTGCTTCTTTTTGGTTTAGGCGGATTACATGTAATCATTTACAGAACTTATTTACGTAAATATGAACTAGATAATATTTGGTTAGAAGGAATTTATAATTTATTAATTGCTGTTTTTGGTACAATACCTTTTCTGTTACTTTATACCTATATGAATGGAATAACTTTTACATTCAGTATAGTTTCAAGTATAATAATGTTTTTAGTACCTACTTGGGTTTACTCAACATTTAAGTCCTCTATTTCTATTCCAGCCAAAATATATAAGACATGGCCATTTCCAGAGTTTGGAACCTTTTCCGAACCAAAAGATGATGAGTTTAGGGATATGGTGGTAATAACCTTTGTATTCTATAAAAATCCTCATTCTAGTATTCGAACTGAGTTCAGAGCAAAGTCACCAATTCGCATGGATTTTGGGCGTTTGTTCTATCATTTTGTTAATGATTACAACACAAGAAATGCAGATAGTCCTATTGAGTTGTTAGATGAAATTGGAAATCCTCAACATTGGGTTTTCTATTTAAAGCCAAACTGGTATGGAGTGTCAAAATATATTGACCCAGATTTAACAATGTATATGAATGGCATTCAGGAAGATAGTACTGTAATATGTTTAAGAACTAGACCAATTAATGAAGAAAATTGGCAACAAGAATGGTTAGTGCCTCAAAATAGTTAA